From one Planococcus citri chromosome 3, ihPlaCitr1.1, whole genome shotgun sequence genomic stretch:
- the LOC135840332 gene encoding uncharacterized protein LOC135840332 codes for MIANNDGIQCFLICLFLFHLNPNCKVLCDGAKELKSTTKFCDVPTVLPHTNNITYQCTKYIKNQSKSCVYNATVFESTAIKISCDAGYSTDATVSFCSGNQWVPPITGCSKKCKKLNPVNVHLECFRKNISIPCDEKYLVSGVTVRPTCDHLNSSGFQFYPGHQEIHCQVDGNWDNDLLSCVQDCGRLQKNSSDSETPNMPWNVMIYHHKGKTKCFGTIISPRVILTTEYCVRNIMSDYDDYSSMNRPLDPTGYNVGLFGDSAPNSSGWSRLKYYAYKLGPCKRICKHQRFTPLMVKEFRYYKEGKQDKFFFHDVLIVIMEKEINFDSQVSPACVQWENPNRLNITTGIAKVQQWNDNAEKYGYEDYSFWSHDACQENPNYPHLVYNWACLMHGFDNANRHRNDTKRFRESNQTAFHAGKLFCMEQKLDQLNHSMIVHGSGVMIEKDDRYFIRGIAGEVFRRDTSNNDAHFKYFMNVAHYLANTSYEDFSKNISDAVINGSSDTEFVDLSVFLFNYNFSSLLQNHLKSVGSELPNYEKRLVGVTDVADYVDWIKHVVAEVDPYYNLST; via the exons ATGATTGCTAATAATGATGGTAtacaatgttttttaatttgcttatttttatttcatctcaaTCCAAACTGCAAAG TCTTGTGCGATGGAGCAAAGGAGCTGAAAAGTACCAC CAAATTTTGTGATGTGCCCACCGTATTACCCCACACAAATAATATTACATACCAATGTACCAAATACATCAAGAATCAATCAAAATCTTGTGTTTATAATGCAACAGTTTTCGAATCGACAGCGATTAAAATCTCGTGCGATGCTGGTTATTCTACAGATGCAACGGTATCATTTTGCAGTGGCAATCAATGGGTTCCTCCCATAACAGGATGCAGTA AAAAGTGTAAAAAGCTGAATCCTGTAAACGTTCACTTGGAATGCTTtcgtaaaaatatttccatcCCTTGCGATGAAAAATATCTAGTTTCTGGAGTGACAGTGCGTCCAACATGCGACCATCTTAACTCGTCAGGATTTCAGTTTTACCCTGGTCATCAAGAAATACACTGCCAAGTAGATGGGAACTGGGATAATGATTTGCTTTCCTGTGTTCAAG ATTGTGGTCGATTACAAAAAAACTCGAGCGATTCAGAAACCCCGAACATGCCGTGGAATGTCATGATTTACCATCATAAGGGAAAAACTAAATGTTTCGGCACTATCATAAGTCCCAGAGTAATTCTAACTA CTGAATATTGCGTGCGCAACATCATGTCTGATTACGACGACTATAGTTCTATGAACCGTCCCTTGGATCCCACAGGTTACAATGTAGGTCTTTTCGGTGATTCGGCCCCAAATTCATCAGGGTGGAGCCGTCTGAAGTATTATGCATACAAACTGGGCCCTTGTAAACGTATATGTAAACACCAACGTTTTACACCACTGATG GTCAAAGAATTTCGTTATTACAAGGAAGGAAAACAAGACAAATTCTTCTTTCATGATGTATTAATAGTAATCatggaaaaagaaatcaatttcgaCTCGCAAGTTTCTCCAGCATGTGTTCAGTGGGAAAACCCTAACAGACTAAATATTACTACTGGAATAGCGAAG gtACAACAATGGAATGATAACGCAGAAAAATACGGTTACGAAGATTATTCTTTCTGGAGCCATGACGCATGCCAAGAAAACCCAAATTACCCTCACTTAGTGTACAACTGGGCATGTCTCATGCATGGTTTTGATAATGCAAACAGACACCGCAATGATACTAAACGTTTCAGGGAAAGTAATCAAACTGCTTTCCATGCAGGGAAATTGTTTTGTATGGAGCAGAAGCTAGACCAACTGAATCATTCTATGATTGTACATGGAAGTGGGGTTATGATTGAAAAAGATGATCGCTATTTTATTCGAGGAATTGCAGGAGAAGTATTCCGCAGAGACACATCGAATAATGATGCTCATTTCAAATACTTCATGAATGTAGCTCATTACCTCGCAAACACTTCatatgaagatttttcaaaaaatatttctgatgCAGTCATTAATGGGTCATCTGATACTGAATTTGTTGATTTATctgtctttttattcaattataatttttcaagtcttcTACAAAATCATCTTAAATCAGTTGGAAGTGAGTTGCCGAATTACGAAAAAAGGCTAGTTGGCGTTACAGATGTAGCTGACTATGTAGATTGGATCAAACATGTTGTAGCTGAAGTTGACCCATATTATAATCTTAGCACATAG
- the LOC135840322 gene encoding uncharacterized protein LOC135840322 isoform X1 codes for MIGINDGILQYCLFLIFLNPNSGVLCDGAKELKKNTIKFCDVPTLLPHTNITYQCTRYIKNPSKSCAFNGTVFESTAIKISCDAGYSTDATVSFCSGNEWVPPITGCSKKCKKLNPVNVHLECFRKNISIPCDEKYLVSGVTVRPTCDHLSSSGFQFYPGHQEIHCKEDGNWDNDLLSCVQDCGRLENNSSDSKTWSMPWDVVIYAKWRYVLVNICFGTIISPRVILTSEYCMLTKVYDESDYKSMSQNPLDPAIFNVAIKNDFDYRNITTWQTRMEFFTYTLFGPSSEDNAFIPIKVKEFRYVNNGNQDKSLFHDALIVIVEKEISFNSHLHPACVQWKTPNRLNITTGIAKVQQWNGDGEEFVYKDYSFLSHGACQENPAYPFFVSKWATFSYYFDTANRDFNDIKPFRLDSTKNNQTALHNKGKLFCLEQKQDQRNQFLTLSGSGVMIEKDHRYFIRGIAGDRFLRDLVNNHHFKNFMKVIHYIANKSYEDFSKNISYAIINGLFDRHFVEKAIYLFNYNYPSLLRNHLESAVTAKLPNSTQMPIIIGVTDIADYVDWIKHVVAEVDPHYTYNLST; via the exons ATGATTGGTATTAATGATGGTATTTTAcaatattgtttatttttaatttttctcaatccaAACAGCGGAG tctTGTGCGATGGAGCaaaagagctaaaaaaaaatactat CAAATTTTGTGACGTGCCTACCCTATTACCCCACACAAATATCACATACCAATGTACCAGATACATCAAGAATCCATCGAAATCTTGTGCTTTTAATGGAACAGTTTTCGAATCGACGGCTATTAAAATCTCGTGCGATGCTGGTTATTCTACAGATGCAACGGTATCATTTTGCAGTGGCAATGAATGGGTTCCTCCCATAACAGGATGCAGTA AAAAGTGTAAAAAGCTGAATCCTGTAAACGTTCACTTGGAATGCTTtcgtaaaaatatttccatcCCTTGCGATGAAAAATATCTAGTTTCTGGAGTGACAGTGCGTCCAACATGCGACCATCTTAGCTCATCAGGATTTCAGTTCTACCCTGGTCATCAAGAAATACACTGCAAAGAAGATGGGAACTGGGATAATGATTTGCTTTCCTGTGTTCAAG ATTGTGGTCGATTAGAAAATAACTCGAGTGATTCAAAAACCTGGAGCATGCCATGGGATGTCGTAATTTACGCAAAATGGagatatgtactcgtaaataTATGCTTCGGCACTATCATAAGTCCCAGAGTAATTCTAACCT CTGAATATTGCATGCTCACCAAAGTTTATGATGAAAGTGATTATAAAAGTATGAGCCAAAATCCCTTGGATCCCGCAATTTTCAATGTAGCAATTAAGAATGATTTCGATTATCGAAATATTACAACATGGCAGACCCGTATGGAGTTTTTTACATATACATTGTTTGGCCCTTCCAGTGAAGACAACGCGTTTATACCAATAAAG GTTAAAGAATTTCGTTATGTCAATAATGGAAATCAAGACAAATCCCTCTTTCATGATGCATTAATAGTAATCGTGGAAAAAGAAATCAGTTTCAACTCGCACCTTCACCCAGCATGTGTTCAGTGGAAAACCCCCAATAGACTAAATATTACTACTGGAATAGCGAAG gtACAACAATGGAATGGAGACGGAGAAGAATTCGTTTACAAAGATTATTCTTTCTTGAGTCATGGCGCATGCCAAGAAAACCCAGCATATCCGTTTTTTGTGTCCAAATGGGCCAcattttcgtattattttgaTACAGCAAACAGGGATTTCAACGATATTAAACCTTTCAGGCTCGATTCAACGAAAAACAATCAAACTGCTCTCCACAACAAAGGAAAATTGTTTTGTCTAGAGCAGAAACAAGACCAACGGAACCAATTTCTGACTCTAAGCGGAAGCGGGGTTATGATTGAAAAAGATCATCGCTACTTTATTCGAGGAATTGCAGGAGATCGATTTCTAAGAGACCTAGTAAacaatcatcattttaaaaacttcatgAAAGTAATTCATTACATTGCGAACAAGTCgtatgaagatttttcaaaaaatatttcctatGCGATTATTAATGGGTTATTTGATcgtcattttgttgaaaaggcaATCTACTTATTTAATTATAACTATCCGAGTCTTCTACGAAATCATCTTGAATCTGCAGTTACAGCCAAGTTGCCGAATTCCACGCAAATGCCAATAATAATTGGCGTTACAGATATAGCTGACTATGTAGATTGGATCAAACATGTTGTAGCTGAAGTTGACCCACATTACACATATAATCTTAGCACATAG
- the LOC135840322 gene encoding uncharacterized protein LOC135840322 isoform X2, producing the protein MISINHGTVQYILICLFLFYLNPNCRVLCGEAKELKKSTINFCEVPIKSPHTNITYKCTKYIKNGSESCVFNGTVFESTAIKISCEPGYSTNGEDLLASVCNGNEWVPPIKGCIKKCEKLNPINVHLECFRKNISIPCDEKYLVSGVTVRPTCEHLNSSGFQFYPGHQEIHCQDDGTWDNDLLSCVQDCGRLEKNSSDSETWGMPWDVIIFQDTRHVLENVCFGTIRSPRVILTSEYCMLSRLRAHEVYESTSHPLDPEVFKVGTMSDLVLDHKNNSKWWSHLKNFFQLRKVNWYTSRWIGEFRYFKHGNKDKSLFHDVLIVIMDEKINFNSHVHPACVQWKNPYRLNITTGIAKVQQYNGKAEELRYKDYSFLSHDACRKNPSYPYLVYNWASLLYTFDKANRGLIDTKTFGQDSKKSNHTALHEGKLFCLEQKQDKLNDFLTVQGSGVMIEKDHRYFIRGIAGQQYSRDRSNNDPRFKYFMNVIHYLANISNGDFAKNISDAIINKSSDTGFVNTSVFLYNHNFSSLLQKHLESVGTELQNHTELVDVTDIADYVDWIKHVVAEVDPYYIPST; encoded by the exons ATGATTAGTATTAATCATGGTACTGTACaatatattttaatttgtttatttttgttttatctCAATCCAAACTGCAGAG tCTTGTGCGGTGAAGCAAAAGagctaaaaaaaagtaccat CAACTTTTGTGAGGTTCCCATCAAATCACCCCACACAAACATCACATACAAATGTACCAAATACATCAAAAATGGATCAGAATCTTGTGTTTTTAATGGAACGGTTTTCGAATCGACAGCGATTAAAATTTCGTGCGAACCAGGTTATTCTACAAATGGCGAAGATTTACTGGCATCAGTTTGCAATGGCAATGAATGGGTTCCTCCTATAAAAGGATGCATTA AAAAGTGTGAAAAGCTGAATCCTATAAACGTTCACTTGGAATGCTTtcgtaaaaatatttccatcCCTTGCGATGAAAAATATCTAGTTTCTGGCGTGACAGTGCGTCCAACATGTGAACATCTTAACTCATCAGGATTTCAGTTCTACCCTGGTCATCAAGAAATACACTGCCAAGACGATGGAACCTGGGATAATGATTTGCTTTCATGTGTTCAAG ATTGTGGTCGATTAGAAAAAAACTCGAGTGATTCAGAAACCTGGGGCATGCCGTGGGACGTCATCATTTTCCAAGATACGAGACATGTACTCGAAAATGTATGCTTCGGCACTATCAGAAGTCCCAGAGTAATTTTAACTT CTGAATATTGCATGCTCTCTCGACTTCGTGCCCATGAAGTCTATGAATCTACGAGCCATCCTTTGGATCCCGAAGTTTTCAAAGTAGGAACTATGAGTGATTTAGTCCTAgatcataaaaataattcaaagtgGTGGAGCcatctgaagaatttttttcagcttagaAAAGTCAATTGGTATACATCACGATGG ATTGGAGAATTTCGTTATTTCAAGCACGGAAATAAAGACAAATCCCTTTTTCACGATGTATTAATAGTAATCATggacgaaaaaatcaatttcaactcgCATGTTCACCCAGCATGTGTTCAGTGGAAAAACCCATACAGACTAAATATTACTACTGGAATAGCAAAG gtaCAACAATACAATGGAAAGGCAGAAGAACTGCGTTACAAAGATTATTCTTTCTTGAGCCATGACGCATGCCGAAAAAATCCATCATACCCTTACTTAGTGTACAACTGGGCAAGTCTCCTTTATACTTTTGATAAAGCTAACAGAGGCCTGATTGATACTAAAACATTCGGCCAGGATTCAAAGAAAAGCAATCACACAGCTCTCCACGAAGGAAAATTGTTTTGCCTAGAGCAGAAGCAAGACAAACTGAACGATTTTCTGACTGTACAAGGAAGTGGAGTTATGATTGAAAAAGATCATCGCTATTTTATTCGAGGAATTGCAGGACAACAATACTCAAGAGACCGATCAAACAATGATCCTCGTTTCAAATACTTCATGAATGTAATTCATTACCTTGCAAACATTTCAAATggagattttgcaaaaaatatttctgatgCAATAATTAATAAGTCATCTGATACTGGATTTGTTAATACATCGGTCTTCTTATACAATCATAACTTTTCAAGTCTTCTACAAAAGCATCTTGAATCAGTTGGAACTGAGTTGCAGAATCACACAGAGTTAGTTGACGTTACAGATATAGCTGACTATGTTGATTGGATCAAACATGTTGTAGCTGAAGTTGACCCATACTATATTCCTAGCACATAG
- the LOC135840322 gene encoding uncharacterized protein LOC135840322 isoform X5, producing the protein MLSRLRAHEVYESTSHPLDPEVFKVGTMSDLVLDHKNNSKWWSHLKNFFQLRKVNWYTSRWIGEFRYFKHGNKDKSLFHDVLIVIMDEKINFNSHVHPACVQWKNPYRLNITTGIAKVQQYNGKAEELRYKDYSFLSHDACRKNPSYPYLVYNWASLLYTFDKANRGLIDTKTFGQDSKKSNHTALHEGKLFCLEQKQDKLNDFLTVQGSGVMIEKDHRYFIRGIAGQQYSRDRSNNDPRFKYFMNVIHYLANISNGDFAKNISDAIINKSSDTGFVNTSVFLYNHNFSSLLQKHLESVGTELQNHTELVDVTDIADYVDWIKHVVAEVDPYYIPST; encoded by the exons ATGCTCTCTCGACTTCGTGCCCATGAAGTCTATGAATCTACGAGCCATCCTTTGGATCCCGAAGTTTTCAAAGTAGGAACTATGAGTGATTTAGTCCTAgatcataaaaataattcaaagtgGTGGAGCcatctgaagaatttttttcagcttagaAAAGTCAATTGGTATACATCACGATGG ATTGGAGAATTTCGTTATTTCAAGCACGGAAATAAAGACAAATCCCTTTTTCACGATGTATTAATAGTAATCATggacgaaaaaatcaatttcaactcgCATGTTCACCCAGCATGTGTTCAGTGGAAAAACCCATACAGACTAAATATTACTACTGGAATAGCAAAG gtaCAACAATACAATGGAAAGGCAGAAGAACTGCGTTACAAAGATTATTCTTTCTTGAGCCATGACGCATGCCGAAAAAATCCATCATACCCTTACTTAGTGTACAACTGGGCAAGTCTCCTTTATACTTTTGATAAAGCTAACAGAGGCCTGATTGATACTAAAACATTCGGCCAGGATTCAAAGAAAAGCAATCACACAGCTCTCCACGAAGGAAAATTGTTTTGCCTAGAGCAGAAGCAAGACAAACTGAACGATTTTCTGACTGTACAAGGAAGTGGAGTTATGATTGAAAAAGATCATCGCTATTTTATTCGAGGAATTGCAGGACAACAATACTCAAGAGACCGATCAAACAATGATCCTCGTTTCAAATACTTCATGAATGTAATTCATTACCTTGCAAACATTTCAAATggagattttgcaaaaaatatttctgatgCAATAATTAATAAGTCATCTGATACTGGATTTGTTAATACATCGGTCTTCTTATACAATCATAACTTTTCAAGTCTTCTACAAAAGCATCTTGAATCAGTTGGAACTGAGTTGCAGAATCACACAGAGTTAGTTGACGTTACAGATATAGCTGACTATGTTGATTGGATCAAACATGTTGTAGCTGAAGTTGACCCATACTATATTCCTAGCACATAG